The Rattus norvegicus strain BN/NHsdMcwi chromosome 9, GRCr8, whole genome shotgun sequence genome contains the following window.
aacaacaatgatttaaaaacattctgcacgctgggtatgaaggcatgttacaactttaatcagctttgtaggtatttctaataaacacacaaagaaacaaaaatcccatcacagtcctagcagttgcatccaacaaagagagagctgtgaggtagtgcctgctgcttctttccccagatacccctgggcctcaggcctgcatccagtgagctggaccaagagcagccaagttgaaattcctgctgccatggcaggattctgcaagagcatttccctttgacaacaaggaacctgtgtggaggagacctcttggtgagtccacAAGGACCCTAagtgtcctattctacagggagaagccctgccaggtctttgacaaggccagccagttgtttggggaagtctctggtcctgtggcagagggcgaggaatggcagAGAGAATGGCacctccactgagagcaaaggataacccttctaggtctatgacctcctaattaatttatcttttcacctgatgcctattcacattttcttactatcatacaactgtgatcttgatgagcagctggtctcttgttttcttaatcagttctttgttgtcacagacgtttttaacttactccagcccatgagacttattcataccttctgtatgcagtaggacccttggtgggcctgtcatctcaaaaatagaaggttcagtaatccaaaagattggactctagtttacctcaggccaggaaagaagtcagccaccattagtaaaagagcaagggaagaattacataggaaaaacaagtgccttaattagaagaaaagatcctcaacttctaaggggtgcacatctgcacccctctcttctgagctttgtaaagtgatgttgtataactgtagatggtagtaaaaggcagagctcttcccagaaaggtcagacatgattttcactcttacatctgtgaggtggggtggcattatagcacacattcaggtgGAATTATAACACCaaggataagaagacagaatccatatatcacaatgccaaatggactccctcctcaacttatggacccattaaaattgaggttcaacctgaactcaggccattccactcccttcccatcctcctgattcttatgtttggtaGGAGTAAAGGAATATGTTGCagcccccaatattctcatgcctagacttgcctattcaggaagaatgatattggagaagtgatggctatgtggttacaatgtagtaacaaaAGCTCcaagttgacatttgctcactgatgtccaatttaattttcttgttatatttgagaaagggaggatgccctactttatatataaaagggaaagaaatttattattttatatatgccctatAGTTGGTCCCTATGTTCCCaagaaaaaggagtttttattgcaaaaaaataggattatataccattgattttgtgaaatacatggctATGTAATTGGAAACAATGTCagctgtcaaggactgcacagtaagcaaatatttcttgGTTTTATATattcagaggtatagaagaaacatattggcctccagaaaaagggaaaagcttaggaatcgaaatgtgtgtcacatgcattgtctcggctagtagatttacttttaagaaaaaactgCCTCCCCCTTggcccctagagatttgggtgctaagaagaatctgttctccaattgagggttgtaagcaactctccccagcaaaagcattgttgacttttAATTAAGCAGAGAGAAacatctagctttgaaatagaggttgccaaatggtattcccagtgacacatgagagactggaggaatgggTCTCCACAGAAATTCATCACTTTGGAGAGAgttggttagtaggtaggccatagaactttCCATTGACATCATCAGTAAGCCCCTCACTGGACAATCttttgtatctaagagatccctagaatcttctgtgatgtcaccagtgttgtggtgacaccaactgcctttgagatattccttcagttccctttgggttcacaagcaggcatgtttcgccagctgctcaggctatttcggaaggaaagtgttgatcaaggagagaccgcaccaggtcagagggaagctgaccccctctctagtgaaacaggaaggaggaaatcattcttgggaaggcttggtgagtcgtgggcagagttggggaacatcctcaaggaggtaggtttgagatgtgccttctaagactggccttacaagcaggagccttgggatttctcaaaggcaaaccaagagtcaggagttcctaatctttaatttgagagaaagccagaaagtggtaagccttcagtgtcttttcttgaagctttttaactgtgagtgtcaatgaatggcaggaggaggcactgtgagattaacaatgtgaccatccatggttgggagttgaagcacttcatcctctagattactgtaggttacataagtctctgatggcgagagcaaggaaggatgcacccctagtcttGAATTGAGTTCTTAGACACTTTGGGCTGCAACACAGatgattagagcttgatggtgctaagcattatgaactccaggattgactgcaccacatctgatatgagataacattGTCCCAGATGTTTATGTATCAGTCAGGTTATACTTTTCAGGGTGAGGGGtcctgtaatagtgagtgtggcacgagtatggcattagaggttgggaagagggacatagcttaagaatccacctttaagaaagcttttctgctcttttagggattcacccagtctctaccattttcccttcctcaacctcctcttGGGATTCAGAAGGATCTTTTCTGCCCGTGGTCCATCAAATAtacaaattcacttgggtttatctatctacaggttttgataggaaggcatcatcccaaagtgtcatcagtaagcaagaggagcTTCTAATGGAACTGGAGGAGCTCAAATTTGAAATCAAGAAGTGTCAATTTGAGAGgaatgaactttatcaaatcctggacctttatatctatgatgagtgggaccacaggtagtcattatgcccagtaacctgttcacatTCTTGTGCTCTCTTTCTGCTAACCCGAGATTTCCTCatagcacgagagagtttcacctctcatgctggattttaaggagccttggcaggcattaccttgtgagataagctaggtgctgtgtgtgtttAGGGTTAACCTTTTTTGTAGTTTAGCCTGAGGTGGTTGGAGAGGCATTGGTTCTGTCAGCAgctagaaggacctggtcacacttgctgcaatgTGGGAGTGAaagaaatgcctgcacgtcatcactctttcctctgaatttgttcattatactctgattctatggcacctccatggatgtagttggcattctaaatgtgtttggatatgggttggtatgtatgtatgtggaagtatatgtggtgtttactcaggatcaggacgtctgggacctttgatggggtctgaggatttggttgatcaacagtttgcaggtcatgatagtgatgagtacgtggaggcccacactgatcaacagagcactttgctccttctgtataccttggtggcacccaggactctcctgaggggaggaggtgctataaatcctcttccctgtcaaacttagttatgccctctgggaattcatgtaacgatagaaaccaaggattgagtatacctgctttcaaaacaagagaaatgtcattaCAGCATTCgctgggcccaaagctgtggcacagactggagcaatcttcttcctgaactagtcaattccatcatgctcacctggccagctcttgaaggtcaggtccctccaattGGTACCGTGGCTCTGttctcctgtgcccaggataataagtTTAATCAGTACAACTACTTCAAAGGAGCAAGAATGTGCTATATACTGGgtttaagtaatagagagaacagtctgatttcacCTAATTTTTTTTACCTGCTTTGAtcgttagttttttatttttttaactatccagtgatggtttattgtgacctagaaagggtcactgtgggaataaattcttgacagttgttattccAAACAGGCAGgtctcaggctctgcccactcCTATATAGtaagtctttgcagaaccatatctccccAGGCTTttaaggagtccttatttcaaaacaaaatttgcttatttacatggaaatattttctgtggattgagactcactgttgggttttggtctggtttttgagtttgccactttcttcccttctaccattccttgaatttgaactttttcttaaatatattttttatttacacttcacctaattctgaaatcatgagttcaaaacattatttgttcctttggccatgacctaacccaggctggatgtcgaattgccagtccttcagTCCGAACATGAGATGaaaatgatggctatgcaaatgatgaccaactcaataagtgatgccatggagaggtacaaggagcacatacaagtgaacagttcctaccggtgagtcgctgacagagatgagaacccagcactaggcagggaatgcttctgtcatgtatgactttgaacaaaagtcagggctctggttccatggtgtctgactcttaacaagaagcctgcctcctggcaagagtcttagatttgtagctcttggactcagttgtcctacatgtgaagagtgtagaagaccctccaattgttattttccccaataaggatcctctagatagaaaaggtttgcaccatgatgggaatatcaatcaactctgaatctctaggactctaacaggagatttaaagacctgtgatccatgagaaacacatggaaagactaTATAGCTATTGGGTCGTCTATCCTCCCTCAGAGGGGATTTGACCTCTACTTGCAGATGATTTCAGCATACTATGGACATATGAGCTCCCTTTTGGaccatttcttctaccttgatttatataaaccgtcttagtgtcagcattttcagaagtactttcatTCACAGGGAATGTgtcctctggatttgacctcctctaattggtgctatcTTGTATAGTGTCGCTCTAGTCTGGGG
Protein-coding sequences here:
- the LOC134480545 gene encoding uncharacterized protein LOC134480545 → MFRQLLRLFRKESVDQGETAPGQREADPLSSETGRRKSFLGRLGFDRKASSQSVISKQEELLMELEELKFEIKKCQFERNELYQILDLYIYDEWDHRLDVELPVLQSEHEMKMMAMQMMTNSISDAMERYKEHIQVNSSYRIRHSQLLREQTQLKNNIQILLNEKRKLLVEQTELPASSVEAKRLCEEARMNICDPSAKQQQV